One segment of Setaria viridis chromosome 4, Setaria_viridis_v4.0, whole genome shotgun sequence DNA contains the following:
- the LOC117853410 gene encoding uncharacterized mitochondrial protein AtMg00810-like yields the protein MASTTSLLHQVIERLRNEFAVKDLGPLQFFLGVNVKRTNAGFFLSQSQYVEELLPRAGMVTCKPVSTPVDTKAKLSGSNGAKLADPSYYHSLAGGLQYLTITRSDITYAVQQACLHMHDPCDSRLAFVKRILRHV from the coding sequence ATGGCTTCAACAACATCGCTCCTTCATCAAGTGATCGAACGTCTACGCAACGAGTTCGCCGTGAAAGACCTTGGACCGCTTCAGTTCTTTCTCGGTGTCAACGTCAAGCGCACCAACGCCGGCTTCTTCCTGTCGCAGTCTCAGTACGTTGAGGAGCTCCTTCCACGCGCAGGCATGGTCACGTGCAAGCCTGTGTCAACACCTGTAGACACAAAGGCCAAGCTCTCGGGTTCCAATGGTGCCAAGCTTGCTGATCCGTCGTACTACCACAGCTTGGCCGGCGGCTTACAGTACCTGACGATCACTAGGTCTGACATCACTTATGCCGTGCAACAAGCTTGCTTGCATATGCACGACCCCTGCGACTCCCGCCTAGCCTTCGTCAAGCGAATTCTCCGTCATGTTTGA
- the LOC117851782 gene encoding probable peroxygenase 5, translating to MAAEPADTGSSKGSSMADVYSGELTPLQRHVAFFDRDKDGVIYPSETYQGFRAIGAGVPLSAFSALFINGLLGPKTIPENDKAPAFKLPIYVKNIQKGKHGSDSGVYDANGRFVPEKFEEIFKKHAHTRPDALTGKELQELLKANREPKDFKGWLGGFTEWKVLYSLCKDEKGFLHKDTVRAVYDGSLFERLEKERKSKESTKKK from the exons ATGGCCGCTGAACCTGCAGACACCG GGAGCAGCAAGGGTTCCTCCATGGCGGACGTGTACAGCGGCGAGCTCACGCCGCTGCAGCGGCACGTCGCCTTCTTCGACCGGGACAAGGACGGCGTCATCTACCCATCCGAGACATACCAAG GGTTCCGCGCGATCGGGGCCGGCGTGCCGCTCTCCGCCTTCAGCGCCCTCTTCATCAACGGCCTCCTTGGACCAAAGACGATACCG GAGAACGACAAGGCTCCAGCCTTCAAGCTCCCCATTTACGTGAAGAACATCCAAAAGGGCAAGCACGGAAGCGATTCGGGCGTGTACGATGCCAATGGAAG GTTCGTTCCTGAAAAGTTTGAGGAGATCTTCAAGAAGCATGCCCACACTAGGCCTGATGCCCTGACAGGCAAAGAGCTGCAGGAGCTGCTAAAAGCAAACAGGGAGCCTAAGGACTTCAAAGGATG GCTGGGTGGTTTCACGGAGTGGAAGGTGCTCTACTCTCTCTGCAAAGACGAAAAGGGGTTTCTTCACAAGGACACTGTCAGGGCAGTCTATGATGGCAGCCTATTTGAAAggttggagaaggagaggaagtcCAAGGAGTCTACTAAGAAGAAATGA
- the LOC117851718 gene encoding probable peroxygenase 4 translates to MAAKPAADPGKSPHKESAREAMGNESGAAAVPLLRKPRPERSLARRHVLRGASFALVTTALLFVLGRPGINDDAVKEQGSSSVAGVYGGELTPLQGHVAFFDRDKDGVIYPAETYQGFRAIGAGVALSAVAAVFINGGLGPKTIPENGKTPRLKLPIYVKNIHKGKHGSDSGVYDANGRFVPEKFEAVFKKHAHTRPDALTGMELQELLQANREPKDFKGWLGGFTEWKVLYYLCKDKEGFLHKDTVRAVYDGSLFERLEKEVKSKESTKKK, encoded by the exons ATGGCCGCCAAACCAGCCGCAGACCCCGGCAAGTCTCCCCACAAAGAGTCAGCGAGGGAGGCAATGGGGAATGAGAGTGGAGCGGCGGCCGTTCCGCTGCTCCGAAAGCCGCGGCCGGAAAGATCCCTGGCTCGTCGGCACGTCCTTCGCGGCGCGAGTTTCGCCCTCGTAACCACCGCGCTGCTCTTCGTGCTGGGACGACCAGGGATCAACGACGACGCCGTCAAGGAGCAGGGCTCCTCGTCCGTGGCGGGCGTGTACGGCGGCGAGCTCACGCCGCTGCAGGGGCACGTCGCCTTCTTCGACCGCGACAAGGACGGCGTCATCTACCCCGCCGAGACATACCAAG GGTTCCGCGCCATCGGAGCCGGCGTTGCGCTGTCCGCCGTCGCTGCCGTCTTCATCAACGGAGGCCTGGGACCCAAGACCATACCG GAGAACGGGAAGACCCCACGTCTCAAGCTCCCCATTTACGTGAAGAACATCCACAAGGGCAAGCACGGAAGTGATTCAGGCGTGTATGATGCCAACGGAAG GTTCGTTCCTGAAAAGTTTGAGGCGGTCTTCAAGAAGCATGCCCATACCAGGCCTGATGCCCTGACAGGCATGGAGCTCCAGGAGTTGCTCCAAGCAAACAGGGAACCTAAAGACTTCAAAGGATG GTTGGGTGGCTTCACGGAGTGGAAGGTGCTGTACTACCTGTGCAAAGACAAGGAGGGGTTTCTCCACAAGGACACTGTAAGGGCAGTCTACGATGGTAGTCTGTTCGAAAGGTTGGAGAAGGAGGTGAAGTCTAAGGAGTCTACTAAGAAGAAATGA
- the LOC117851371 gene encoding 1-aminocyclopropane-1-carboxylate oxidase homolog 4 — protein MASPSAPAAQSDRAALLKAFDEASTGVRGLVESGVSSVPALFVHPDPYASAPLAPPGVSIPVVDLTLPAPAAAAAAAEAARSWGFFHLINHYQALGVPEDYPARALAAVRAFNELPAAERSAHYGRSMAGGVSYFSNVDLFRTSAASWRDTVQIAFGPQRADPARIPAVCREELLEWDAHATAVGGALLGLLSEGLGLGSTRLEEASCLEGRVMVCHYYPVCPEPERTMGIVPHTDPGGLTVLAQDCVGGLQVKQTDDDGASYWVDVKPVPGALVINVGDLLQIMSNDKYKSVDHRVIMNTREEARVSIGIFFNPGKRGDSDFYGPLPELVSSDNPSKYRNFTMPEFLGAFFRRDLASKALVDYFKL, from the exons ATGGCGTCCCCCTCCGCTCCGGCAGCCCAGTCTGACCGCGCCGCGCTCCTCAAGGCCTTCGACGAGGCCAGCACGGGCGTCCGCGGCCTCGTCGAGTCCGGCGTCTCCTCCGTCCCCGCGCTCTTCGTGCACCCGGACCCCTacgcctccgcgccgctcgcgccccCGGGCGTCTCCATCCCCGTCGTCGACCTCACactccccgcgcccgccgccgccgccgccgccgccgaagccgcccGCAGCTGGGGCTTCTTCCACCTCATCAACCACTACCAGGCCCTCGGCGTCCCAGAGGACTACCCCGCgcgggcgctcgccgccgtgcgcgcctTCAACGAGCTCCCGGCCGCCGAGCGCTCCGCGCACTACGGccgctccatggccggcggggtCTCGTACTTCTCCAACGTCGATCTGTTCCGGACCTCCGCCGCGAGCTGGCGCGACACCGTCCAGATCGCGTTCGGGCCCCAGCGGGCTGACCCGGCGCGCATCCCGGCCGTCTGCCGCGAAGAGCTGCTCGAGTGGGacgcgcacgccaccgccgtggGGGGCGCCCTGCTGGGGCTCCTCTCCGAGGGGCTTGGGCTCGGGTCGACGAGGCTGGAGGAGGCTTCCTGCCTCGAGGGCAGGGTCATGGTCTGCCACTACTACCCGGTGTGCCCCGAGCCCGAGCGCACCATGGGCATCGTCCCGCACACAGACCCCGGCGGGCTCACCGTCCTCGCGCAGGATTGTGTGGGTGGTCTGCAGGTGAAGCAAACGGATGATGATGGGGCGAGCTACTGGGTGGATGTGAAGCCTGTGCCCGGTGCGCTTGTAATCAACGTCGGGGACCTTTTGCAG ATCATGTCTAATGATAAGTACAAGAGTGTCGACCATCGGGTGATTATGAATACACGTGAAGAAGCAAGAGTTTCAATTGGAATATTTTTCAATCCTGGGAAGAGAGGGGACTCAGATTTTTATGGACCATTACCAGAGTTGGTTTCTTCAGATAACCCCTCAAAATACAGGAATTTTACCATGCCTGAGTTTCTGGGGGCCTTCTTTAGACGAGACCTTGCGAGCAAAGCTCTAGTTGATTACTTCAAATTGTAA